A single region of the Actinomycetota bacterium genome encodes:
- a CDS encoding HAMP domain-containing sensor histidine kinase — MTQSQTTAPSLLGLEEDGRDLFGLAAHKLNTPLACIRGFVSTLLQRGDQLDTETVQQFLSLVLTQTDRLQGLVRDFLLLARVNGGIEALARPFRPRDVLLNLVDDLGTEGVRVRFAGDVDSEAVGDAELVKLALRPLVENGLTYGPRLGMVTVTVDAGPQGTAWEVHDGGSRLTNERISQLFRPFTRSDEPVERRGSGAGLGLTLAKAYAQVLGGEVGGRADEQGTVFWVKVPAPAAEGA, encoded by the coding sequence ATGACCCAGAGCCAGACGACGGCGCCTTCGCTCCTGGGGCTCGAGGAGGACGGCCGTGACCTCTTCGGGTTGGCCGCCCACAAGCTCAACACGCCGCTGGCCTGCATCCGTGGGTTCGTCTCCACCCTCCTGCAACGTGGCGACCAGCTCGACACCGAGACGGTCCAGCAGTTCCTCTCGCTGGTGCTGACCCAGACCGACCGCCTCCAGGGCCTGGTCAGGGACTTCCTCCTCCTGGCCCGGGTCAACGGCGGCATCGAGGCCCTGGCCCGGCCGTTCCGGCCCCGCGACGTGCTCCTCAACCTGGTCGACGACCTCGGCACCGAGGGGGTGAGGGTCCGCTTCGCCGGCGACGTCGACAGCGAGGCGGTCGGCGACGCCGAGCTGGTCAAGCTGGCCCTGCGCCCGCTGGTCGAGAACGGCCTCACCTACGGCCCGCGCCTCGGCATGGTCACCGTCACCGTCGACGCCGGCCCCCAGGGCACGGCCTGGGAGGTCCACGACGGCGGCTCGCGCCTCACCAACGAGCGCATCAGCCAGCTGTTCCGGCCCTTCACCCGCTCCGACGAGCCGGTGGAGCGGCGCGGCTCCGGGGCGGGCCTCGGCCTCACCCTGGCCAAGGCCTACGCCCAGGTCCTCGGCGGCGAGGTGGGCGGCAGGGCCGACGAACAGGGTACGGTCTTCTGGGTCAAGGTCCCGGCCCCGGCCGCCGAGGGAGCATAG